A genomic window from Flavobacterium azooxidireducens includes:
- a CDS encoding DUF6428 family protein, whose product MNWSEFKNQLVQHPDLHLQFQFGENQFVHPSFHITEIKQNAITSVDCGGKMNAWTEIILQLWEPSQKETPRSMKASKALQIIDVVEKSLPLNPNVTVKIEFGNDTFDTRQMHPQDFQFSEDDIIVNLIADKTQCKAIDRGETCGTPKQKVKLAEVTAGCCTPESGCC is encoded by the coding sequence ATGAACTGGTCAGAATTTAAAAATCAATTAGTGCAACACCCGGATTTGCATTTGCAATTTCAATTTGGTGAAAATCAATTTGTGCACCCTTCTTTTCATATTACAGAAATAAAACAAAACGCTATCACTTCGGTTGATTGTGGTGGAAAAATGAATGCTTGGACAGAAATTATCCTTCAACTTTGGGAGCCTTCTCAAAAGGAAACTCCTCGTTCGATGAAAGCATCAAAAGCATTACAAATTATTGATGTGGTTGAAAAATCACTGCCTTTAAATCCAAATGTAACCGTTAAAATTGAGTTTGGAAATGATACGTTTGACACGAGACAAATGCATCCACAAGATTTTCAATTTTCTGAAGATGATATCATTGTCAATTTAATTGCTGACAAAACACAATGCAAAGCAATAGACCGTGGCGAAACATGCGGAACTCCGAAACAAAAAGTAAAATTAGCCGAAGTTACAGCAGGATGTTGCACACCGGAATCAGGCTGTTGCTAA
- a CDS encoding ArsR/SmtB family transcription factor — MGITKTTGFSQETNEMAEILKAIGHPARIAIIKLLSNMPSCVCGEIVEVLPLAQSTVSRHLAELKKVNLIKGNISGNNICYCLDLETWKKVKAFIKTISKPDGSPFDCC; from the coding sequence ATGGGAATAACAAAAACAACTGGCTTCTCTCAAGAGACCAACGAAATGGCCGAAATCCTTAAAGCAATTGGGCATCCGGCACGCATAGCTATCATAAAATTATTGAGCAACATGCCGTCTTGTGTGTGTGGCGAAATTGTAGAAGTGCTTCCTTTAGCTCAATCTACCGTTTCAAGACACCTAGCGGAACTTAAAAAAGTAAACTTAATCAAAGGAAATATCAGCGGAAACAACATCTGTTACTGCTTAGATTTAGAAACTTGGAAAAAAGTAAAAGCTTTTATCAAAACAATTAGTAAACCCGATGGTAGTCCGTTTGACTGCTGTTAA